From Pyrenophora tritici-repentis strain M4 chromosome 1, whole genome shotgun sequence, the proteins below share one genomic window:
- a CDS encoding Atrophin-1 multi-domain protein, with the protein MTAPPAERPLFLAAHHTPFAYPSPASTVASDTSLPWSSMSPHHEPIVAHPRTSTKSLSPTEPSSRNEDFRWITANTPDGFKKKEVMHEVRQGAMLSFLKKEKTSDDASRAGSEVSDRSSFEGRGASKSRSGATSKRKSSSGNKQNSHTKSPKPIKSTQEAPRPDTQVVRAGPRQSTLPQGPIVVPVRTDQVYPFDIFPMPPLVSIGENIDPFRTMFQSAHPNVSVTVLKHHCSRYFGTEGLGKHWIPACLEHPHTFLSTLYMASAHHDVIQRSEVESIETAALRNDVIILVSGNLTNGAESVADHNIIAVSQLILGEVIGRNEGSLSYHQGGIETMIKQRGGLEYLGMDGMIASAVSWAHLATSVLREMRPNPMYVRYCASRSSKKYPLNVAIPESPLYYPHGKYVTLERSTECNSDAQKLLNEIRTMIDEFIHESRQSRRNVERLTSLYDRIAFCPPVQELRKNQVLKSEDWKYEAIRITAVVQANAIFHRITLSSALTNLQSSGMPSTLYRTSAASQSNESLFSTFDPHYSTPLTDYSVSPSYSTYSTANTTASQPGFPFHHYRPSASSTYSHRLSTSSTFSQRPSVSSLHSGSSDVFLFPRPTTTIAQPSTRPATNILNDLKEALERSNLSECWSDMAGVLLWIGLVMGAASNKHDNKVLRRYFSATTMRTCIMLCFEHPEGMHAIMLRMSEVVKALGQSGTDDAQFAVADTTGDCESAKRKRPRA; encoded by the exons ATGACAGCCCCTCCAGCCGAACGACCTCTGTTTCTCGCCGCCCATCACACGCCATTTGCCTATCCTTCGCCAGCCTCAACTGTAGCTTCCGATACGAGCTTGCCCTGGAGCTCCATGTCGCCTCATCATGAACCCATTG TCGCACATCCACGAACCTCAACCAAGAGTCTTTCACCAACGGAACCGTCATCACGCAATGAAGATTTCCGTTGGATTACCGCCAACACTCCTGATGGATTCAAAAAGAAAGAGGTCATGCATGAGGTTCGCCAAGGAGCCATGCTCAGTTTCTTAAAGAAAGAGAAGACATCGGACGACGCTTCTAGGGCAGGCAGTGAAGTTTCGGACAGGTCGAGTTTTGAAGGTCGAGGTGCCTCCAAATCGCGTTCCGGTGCAACGTCCAAAAGAAAAAGCAGCAGCGGGAATAAGCAAAACTCGCACACCAAATCTCCGAAGCCAATCAAAAGCACCCAAGAGGCTCCGCGTCCTGATACCCAGGTAGTGCGGGCAGGACCTCGCCAGTCTACTCTGCCGCAAGGACCTATCGTCGTTCCTGTTAGGACAGACCAAGTATACCCATTCGACATCTTTCCAATGCCTCCTTTAGTATCGATTGGCGAGAACATTGATCCCTTCCGAACCATGTTCCAGTCCGCCCATCCCAACGTATCAGTCACAGTACTGAAGCACCACTGCAGCAGATATTTCGGTACTGAGGGTTTAGGCAAACACTGGATCCCCGCATgccttgaacacccgcaCACATTCCTCAGCACTTTGTATATGGCTTCCGCACACCACGACGTGATCCAACGAAGTGAAGTGGAGAGCATAGAGACTGCAGCATTGCGGAACGATGTCATTATTCTCGTGAGTGGGAATTTGACTAATGGCGCGGAGAGCGTGGCTGATCACAATATCATTGCGGTCAGCCAGCTCATACTGGGTGAAGTGATTGGCCGCAACGAAGGTTCCTTGTCGTACCACCAAGGCGGCATTGAAACTATGATCAAACAGCGCGGTGGCCTAGAGTACCTGGGCATGGACGGTATGATAGCCTCCGCAGTCTCGTGGGCACATCTGGCGACCTCTGTCCTGCGGGAAATGAGGCCAAATCCCATGTATGTCAGGTACTGCGCCAGCAGGTCGTCCAAAAAATACCCGCTCAACGTTGCCATACCGGAGTCGCCACTCTATTATCCCCACGGCAAGTACGTGACACTAGAGAGGTCAACAGAATGCAACTCGGACGCACAAAAGCTTCTGAATGAAATAAGAACGATGATTGATGAATTCATCCACGAGTCAAGGCAAAGTCGGCGGAACGTGGAGAGGCTTACGAGTCTATACGATCGAATAGCATTTTGCCCACCTGTACAAGAACTTCGCAAGAACCAAGTCTTAAAATCCGAGGACTGGAAGTACGAGGCCATTCGAATTACGGCTGTTGTCCAAGCAAATGCCATTTTCCATCGGATAACCCTGTCCTCCGCACTCACCAATTTGCAATCGTCAGGAATGCCATCCACACTCTACAGGACATCAGCAGCCTCTCAGTCCAACGAATCTCTCTTTTCGACCTTTGATCCCCACTACTCAACACCATTAACAGACTACTCAGTCAGCCCATCCTACAGCACCTACAGCACTGCAAACACGACAGCTTCACAACCCGGCTTCCCATTTCACCACTACCGCCCCTCAGCCTCATCAACATACTCGCACCGCCTCTCCACCTCTTCAACGTTCTCCCAACGCCCTTCCGTCTCCTCCCTCCATTCAGGCTCCTCCGACGTCTTCCTCTTCCCCCGACCCACCACCACAATCGCACAACCTAGCACTCGACCCGCCACCAACATCCTCAACGACCTCAAAGAAGCTCTTGAAAGATCAAACCTCTCCGAGTGCTGGTCGGATATGGCCGGCGTTCTCCTCTGGATCGGTCTTGTCATGGGCGCCGCGAGCAACAAGCACGATAACAAGGTCCTGCGCCGTTACTTCTCTGCCACAACAATGCGCACCTGTATCATGTTGTGCTTTGAGCATCCCGAGGGTATGCATGCTATCATGCTGAGGATGAGCGAGGTCGTCAAGGCGCTGGGTCAAAGTGGTACTGATGATGCGCAGTTTGCGGTTGCGGATACCACGGGTGATTGTGAGAGCGCGAAGAGGAAACGCCCGAGGGCGTAG
- a CDS encoding RIC1 domain containing protein — MTYWPISSPSVFAATKRTEPGRTHISHDGVEHKQSDEKHDGSGAATTTQANNETFTEKKSTTKETKDTQLPQVAAANQPVEDDIHGIIIAIRVTRSGHMFATLTRTTLTVWQTKPTVVLASVLRSEQSVKTYGPNTDVLLRPDSQIFVVQTTLGFLITYSLARDHSSRIYKAQFTNTHGAHSRRSSAITGFKIQRQHDTNAGPGEGSGLKELSLRFRMVIRVDAGIIRALALDDELVVATEKPAAVQCIRWAPDNAGSQTSTELLSKMTWIGKATLLDLVHDRPMNLACWITGDGQAFAVQKTANRDSAIPGIFRGYGFHTPQTNNDHGVKAAINARFSLLAVGCARGEIYVYTAKDYTGNIPLSHKLQPNVTSPGKLTVLAYSPDGYCLFAGYENGWAMWSVYGKPGATSFTSDRTLSETNKEGWLLSVKEAFWIGGGAELLMLGNNDNRLFIIEMARSAVTGCFSSANISRSLMQTSTGFMIYRGYDLPDLTTISAEVSLWHHVQVPSAYLVDQWPIRSAVISNDGRYVAIAGKRGLAHYSVNSGRWKMFDDPFIENEFAVRGGMCWFQHVLIAAVECHESHEVRVYSREAALDNGHIMHTQKLPAPIVLIAPSGEDSLLVYTYENILYHYVISVTDATVKLVQVGQIALHGIIRAPPRVRALSWILPEDQINNGDPSQDVAVATILFLVDGKLVLLQPTTTEGGELKYEMRIIAQNVETYALMRDHPAFALDKQVDSLPPSPSVGLTMNDVHGHDLRDSLWFFDGHDMRVWIDMQDVLSSASAEVGRELSTPVKIPVDFYPLSALINKAIVFGVESELIQRRDTSFAFLRFGTRTHLFLPALLRSHLAQFNHPAALHLSHHYQHLLYFPHALEILLHEVLDEEVDTQPPPEQALLPSVLSFLSSFPQYLEIVVQCTRKTEVRSWRTLFANLPPPEELFEESLQKGNLKTAGGYLLVLHTFEELRPTGDQVVRLLQRAKDEQDWELCKELARFLMALDESGATLRSTLELVELKSPSAESGQSHFTFHATRLGIPSRGRTNGHLTPGGPKTEIGPGGNSRTSGDSGDASVGGTDISPGSGTGPQTPVDYFGLGMSNLHQ, encoded by the exons ATGACGTATTGGCCCATCTCGTCGCCCTCCGTCTTTGCGGCCACCAAACGTACGGAGCCAGGGCGCACGCACATCTCTCACGATGGCGTGGAGCACAAGCAATCAGACGAGAAACATGACGGATCGGGCGCCGCCACGACAACTCAGGCAAATAATGAGACATTCACGGAGAAGAAAAGTACGACGAAAGAGACGAAAGACACGCAATTGCCGCAAGTAGCCGCAGCGAACCAGCCGGTTGAGGACGACATACATGGCATTATAATTGCAATTAGAGTGACTAGGAGCGGTCACATGTTTGCAACTCTTACCAGGACGACTCTCACAGTGTGGCAGACAAAG CCTACGGTCGTTCTGGCCTCTGTACTGCGTTCAGAGCAGTCTGTCAAAACATACGGTCCAAATACAGATGTATTACTTCGACCCGACTCGCAAATCTTCGTCGTACAGACTACGCTCGGCTTCCTGATCACATACTCGCTCGCTCGCGACCATTCATCGCGCATATACAAGGCCCAGTTTACGAACACACATGGAGCGCATTCGAGGAGAAGCAGCGCAATTACGGGCTTCAAGATACAACGTCAGCATGACACCAATGCGGGACCTGGAGAGGGTAGCGGATTGAAAGAGCTCAGTCTACGCTTTCGCATGGTCATACGCGTTGATGCTGGTATTATAAGAGCCTTGGCCCTCGATGACGAATTGGTTGTTGCAACCGAGAAGCCTGCAGCTGTACAGTGTATCCGCTGGGCGCCGGACAACGCTGGGAGTCAAACAAGCACTGAATTACTATCCAAGATGACATGGATAGGGAAGGCTACCCTGCTTGACTTGGTCCATGACAGACCTATGAACCTGGCATGTTGGATCACTGGGGATGGACAAGCGTTTGCTGTGCAAAAGACGGCGAATCGAGACAGCGCTATACCGGGGATTTTCCGCGGTTATGGCTTCCATACTCCCCAGACCAACAATGACCACGGAGTCAAAGCTGCAATCAACGCAAGATTCTCTTTACTTGCTGTCGGATGCGCCAGGGGTGAGATATACGTATATACTGCAAAAGATTACACCGGCAACATCCCTCTTTCGCACAAACTACAACCCAATGTCACATCACCAGGGAAGTTGACTGTTTTGGCTTACTCACCTGATGGATATTGTTTATTCGCTGGTTACGAGAATGGCTGGGCGATGTGGAGTGTATATGGAAAGCCTGGCGCTACTAGCTTTACCTCAGACAGGACGCTTTCCGAGACGAACAAAGAGGGATGGCTTCTTAGTGTTAAGGAAGCATTCTGGATTGGGGGCGGTGCGGAACTTTTGATGCTAGGCAACAACGACAACCGTCTCTTCATTATAGAGATGGCTCGAAGCGCGGTCACGGGGTGCTTTTCGTCTGCCAATATATCACGTTCGCTGATGCAGACAAGTACCGGCTTCATGATATATCGCGGGTACGACTTGCCAGACCTGACAACCATTTCCGCTGAAGTCTCGCTTTGGCATCACGTTCAAGTTCCATCCGCCTACCTGGTGGACCAATGGCCAATCAGAAGTGCGGTCATATCGAATGATGGACGATACGTTGCAATAGCGGGCAAGAGAGGACTTGCTCATTACAGCGTGAATAGTGGACGTTGGAAAATGTTTGACGATCCCTTTATAGAAAACGAGTTTGCTGTGCGAGGTGGTATGTGTTGGTTCCAGCATGTTTTGATTGCGGCAGTTGAGTGCCACGAATCTCACGAG GTCCGAGTGTATTCACGCGAAGCAGCTCTCGACAACGGTCATATCATGCATACCCAGAAGCTACCCGCACCAATAGTGCTGATCGCTCCGTCCGGAGAGGATTCTCTTTTGGTCTATACTTACGAAAATATCTTGTACCACTACGTGATTAGTGTCACAGATGCGACCGTAAAGTTGGTTCAGGTCGGTCAGATTGCGCTGCATGGCATTATCCGCGCGCCTCCACGAGTGCGAGCACTAAGCTGGATATTACCCGAAGACCAAATTA ACAATGGGGACCCTTCCCAAGATGTGGCAGTTGCGACAATCCTGTTCCTTGTTGACGGAAAACTGGTGTTACTCCAGCCGACAACTACGGAAGGCGGTGAACTCAAGTACGAAATGCGCATTATTGCGCAGAACGTGGAGACATATGCTCTCATGCGCGACCACCCTGCATTTGCGCTAGACAAGCAAGTCGACTCTTTACCGCCTAGTCCTTCGGTAGGGCTGACGATGAACGATGTGCATGGTCACGATCTGCGCGATTCGCTGTGGTTCTTTGACGGCCATGACATGCGTGTTTGGATTGATATGCAAGACGTACTGTCGTCTGCATCTGCCGAAGTGGGCAGGGAGCTATCTACGCCGGTCAAGATTCCTGTCGACTTCTATCCACTCTCAGCATTGATCAACAAAGCCATCGTGTTTGGCGTAGAGTCCGAATTGATCCAACGCAGAGACACAAGCTTCGCCTTCTTGCGTTTTGGAACCAGG ACGCACCTATTCCTTCCCGCATTACTACGCTCCCATCTGGCGCAGTTCAACCACCCTGCAGCCTTGCACCTAAGCCATCATTATCAACACCTCTTATATTTTCCCCATGCATTGGAAATCTTACTGCATGAAGTTCTAGACGAGGAAGTCGACACTCAGCCACCCCCAGAACAAGCTCTTTTACCAAGCGTACTATCGTTTCTGAGCTCGTTTCCTCAATATCTTGAAATTGTAGTACAGTGCACCCGCAAGACTGAGGTGCGATCATGGAGGACTTTGTTCGCCAATTTGCCACCACCAGAAGAGTTGTTCGAGGAATCGCTGCAGAAAGGCAACTTGAAGACAGCGGGTGGCTATCTTCTTGTTCTCCACACATTTGAAGAACTGCGTCCGACAGGGGATCAAGTCGTGCGCTTACTCCAACGAGCCAAAGACGAGCAGGACTGGGAGTTGTGCAAAGAGTTAGCGCGATTTCTCATGGCGCTGGATGAGTCTGGTGCAACGCTTCGAAGTACACTGGAGCTTGTAGAGCTGAAGAGCCCGTCAGCAGAATCGGGCCAGTCCCACTTCACATTTCATGCCACTCGACTGGGCATACCCTCAAGAGGACGCACCAATGGACACCTCACACCAGGCGGCCCGAAGACTGAAATTGGGCCCGGCGGGAATAGTAGAACGTCGGGAGATAGTGGTGATGCTAGCGTCGGGGGGACCGACATCAGTCCTGGGAGCGGCACAGGCCCGCAGACACCTGTGGATTATTTTGGCCTTGGAATGAGCAACTTGCACCAGTAG
- a CDS encoding PBP1, Protein interacting with poly(A)-binding protein, which translates to MKISSACYTLGLTSLVAAAPQVPAPPSGSPPPVPSFPGGFPSGPFPSFPAPTGGFPGFPGGGAPTPTGGFPGFPSGPFPSFPAPTGGFPGFPGGGAPAPTGGFPGFPSGPFPSFPAPTGGFPRPSVSRGPVPSFSPVPRPSRSRTFATSVRPTPVPLPRPTRSALPVPERPSPTPNTEDDESQ; encoded by the exons ATGAAGATCTCTTCCGCTTGCTACACCCTGGGTTTGACCAG CCTAGTTGCTGCCGCCCCTCAAGTTCCAGCACCCCCAAGCGGCTCTCCTCCTCCCGTGCCTAGCTTCCCTGGGGGCTTCCCCAGCGGGCCCTTCCCCAGCTTCCCAGCACCTACAGGCGGCTTTCCTGGATTCCCTGGTGGAGGAGCACCAACCCCTACTGGAGGCTTCCCTGGTTTCCCCAGCGGACCTTTCCCCAGCTTCCCAGCACCCACAGGCGGCTTTCCTGGATTCCCCGGTGGAGGAGCACCAGCCCCTACTGGAGGCTTTCCCGGCTTCCCCAGCGGTCCCTTCCCCAGTTTCCCAGCTCCCACTGGAGGTTTCCCCCGCCCATCGGTCAGCCGTGGACCCGTTCCCAGTTTTTCGCCCGTGCC CCGCCCCTCAAGGAGCCGCACCTTTGCCACCTCTGTTCGTCCGACTCCTGTCCCACTACCGAGACCTACACGTAGTGCACTGCCCGTTCCAGAACGACCTTCCCCTACGCCCAATACTGAGGACGATGAGTCGCAGTAG
- a CDS encoding CPL domain containing protein, whose product MAGIKRKSAGATAPEIKTKSKKVKVDKPTSKHESKHEVKPAKKPSKSKKEESPGGSEESDTSEQENGFYGFSAAEGADVDMSDAESSEEIEEQDAKSNGKTRKRKDDTESSKKPKGDVSESKLAGLNSNNSREAHAKQKALAKERKAAKPNADIIERSKKLWEKLRLKSHVDKDERKELVKELFEIITGRVKDFVFKHDSVRVIQTAIKYSTMEQRRMIARELKGEFKVLAEGKYSKFLIAKLVEKGDPEIRDLVITEFYGHVKRMINHPEAAWILDDIYRAVATPEQKSRLLREWYGPEFSIKGLDTKGTDSAELSVIIKESPEKRKPIMDYLENQTNALIQKKLTGFTMLHDAMLQYFLVCEPGTEQANDFLEHLKPDPTIKEGEEADNVDLLKNLAFTKSGSRLMSLCFAYGTAKDRKLFLRPYKDTIETMAFDQHAHHVLLAAMAVTDDTKLSAKSIFSELLPNNDSLAEKVLNLVNDTRARTVLLYPFVADAKWLLDDNTRERLSELYTIRQKTSKKDPNTRLQEIAKNIEPQLLTAVTARAAEFASFAFGLQFMGEVLVGAPEVEPAKRKDALTEIARLSQSVLDSALPASAGDNKAGSHGKNMLKTLVQGGKFDPTTKKVVPVEPSLGFADLLWPQIKGNIKEWATGQGSFVVVALTEAEGFSKKDEVLKALNKEKKALEAAANPSGAQNGESKNKKQKKGDKSDTTPRGNAGARILLEKL is encoded by the exons ATGGCCGGCATTAAAAGAAAATCCGCGGGCGCAACTGCGCCCGAAATCAAGACCAAGAGCAAAAAGGTCAAAGTCGATAAGCCTACCTCGAAGCACGAGTCGAAACACGAAGTCAAGCCTGCGAAGAAACCATCCAAATCCAAAAAGGAAGAGAGCCCTGGTGGATCCGAAGAGTCGGACACTAGCGAGCAGGAAAACGGCTTTTATGGTTTCTCCGCTGCCGAGGGCGCAGATGTAGACATGAGCGATGCAGAAAGCAGCGAGGAGATTGAGGAACAGGATGCAAAGTCAAACGGCAAGACACGCAAGCGCAAGGATGACACAGAATCATCGAAGAAGCCCAAAGGCGATGTATCTGAGTCAAAATTGGCGGGTCTAAACT CGAACAACTCACGAGAAGCGCATGCGAAGCAAAAGGCCCTCGCCAAAGAACGAAAAGCTGCCAAGCCAAACGCTGACATAATTGAGCGCTCGAAGAAGCTTTGGGAGAAGCTTAGGTTGAAGTCGCACGTTGACAAGGACGAACGAAAGGAGCTCGTTAAGGAGCTATTCGAAATCATCACAGGCAGAGTCAAGGACTTCGTCTTCAAGCATGACTCTGTACGTGTCATTCAGACGGCGATAAAGTACTCGACTATGGAGCAAAGGCGAATGATCGCAAGGGAGCTGAAGGGCGAGTTCAAGGTCCTGGCCGAGGGCAAGTACTCCAAGTTCTTGATCGCCAAGTTGGTGGAGAAAGG AGACCCCGAAATTCGCGATCTTGTCATTACTGAATTCTACGGCCACGTCAAGCGCATGATCAACCATCCCGAAGCCGCATGGATACTGGACGATATATACCGGGCTGTTGCAACTCCGGAGCAGAAGAGCCGCCTACTGCGTGAGTGGTACGGGCCCGAATTCTCCATCAAGGGCCTTGACACGAAGGGCACCGATAGCGCAGAGTTGTCAGTCATCATAAAAGAATCGCCCGAGAAGAGGAAACCCATCATGGACTATCTGGAGAACCAGACCAATGCACTCATTCAGAAGAAACTCACGGGTTTCACGATGCTGCACGATGCTATGTTGCAATATTTCCTCGTTTGCGAGCCCGGGACTGAACAAGCGAACGACTTCCTCGAACACCTCAAGCCCGACCCAACAATCAAGGAAGGCGAAGAGGCCGACAACGTGGATTTGTTGAAGAATCTTGCCTTCACAAAGTCGGGTTCGCGGCTAATGTCACTGTGCTTCGCCTATGGCACAGCCAAGGACCGCAAGCTCTTTTTGCGGCCGTACAAGGACACAATCGAAACCATGGCTTTCGATCAACATGCTCATCACGTCCTCCTTGCCGCAATGGCAGTCACTGATGACACCAAGCTATCAGCCAAATCCATCTTTAGCGAACTTCTACCAAACAATGACAGTCTCGCCGAAAAGGTGTTGAACCTTGTTAACGACACTCGCGCACGTACAGTTCTGTTGTACCCATTTGTTGCAGATGCCAAGTGGCTATTGGATGACAACACACGGGAGCGATTGTCCGAGTTGTACACTATTCGCCAGAAAACATCCAAGAAGGACCCGAATACCCGTCTACAAGAGATTGCAAAGAACATCGAACCGCAGTTACTAACGGCAGTCACTGCCCGAGCTGCCGAATTTGCTTCTTTTGCGTTCGGATTGCAATTCATGGGTGAAGTTCTCGTTGGAGCACCAGAGGTTGAGCCAGCTAAGCGCAAGGATGCCTTGACAGAGATTGCACGTCTGTCGCAGTCAGTCTTGGACTCTGCGCTGCCTGCATCAGCAGGAGACAATAAAGCCGGAAGCCACGGCAAGAACATGCTGAAGACGCTGGTTCAAGGCGGCAAGTTTGACCCTACGACCAAAAAGGTCGTCCCGGTTGAGCCTTCCCTTGGTTTCGCCGATTTGCTCTGGCCTCAGATCAAGGGCAACATTAAGGAGTGGGCTACGGGGCAGGGCTCTTTTGTTGTAGTTGCCTTGACTGAAGCCGAAGGCTTCTCAAAGAAGGACGAGGTCCTGAAAGCTTTGaacaaggagaagaaggctcTGGAGGCTGCTGCCAACCCCTCGGGTGCTCAAAATGGCGAGTCAAAGAACAAGAAGCAGAAAAAGGGCGACAAGTCGGACACCACCCCTAGAGGGAATGCAGGTGCAAGGATCCTTCTTGAAAAGTTGTAG
- a CDS encoding DUF3605 multi-domain protein: protein MPQLPTLDESSLPSIFQAEWRSNPDPTALPFPRSNPPFALTAIDWHQLSLSDSDFTPHTWPNLQYLISTNRLEELKRWPSSLKAYLAWTAHVKQKYGSVMTYLLHQRLYWEPLAEDESGGTGALRFAVRNDTPFADPDDYKILRNDWTYALEGISHIVVWLKQRLPVDEKGALNEEGKALVDAFVKREFREKGREGEVGSRVIWFKNTTDLQSVRSLEHVHVLVRGVDEGVLEGWLV, encoded by the coding sequence ATGCCCCAACTCCCCACTCTAGACGAATCCTCCCTTCCGTCCATCTTCCAAGCCGAATGGCGTTCAAATCCTGACCCAACGGCTCTCCCCTTCCCGCGCTCTAACCCCCCATTCGCCCTCACCGCAATAGACTGGCATCAACTCTCGCTCTCGGACTCGGATTTCACACCGCATACCTGGCCAAACCTCCAGTATCTAATTTCCACCAACCGCCTCGAAGAGCTCAAACGCTGGCCCAGCTCCCTCAAAGCGTATCTAGCGTGGACTGCGCACGTTAAGCAGAAGTACGGGAGCGTGATGACATATCTACTGCACCAGCGCTTGTACTGGGAACCCTTAGCAGAAGATGAGAGTGGGGGAACGGGTGCATTGCGCTTTGCGGTGAGAAATGACACTCCGTTTGCGGATCCGGACGACTACAAGATTCTAAGGAATGATTGGACGTATGCGCTGGAGGGGATTTCGCATATTGTGGTGTGGCTGAAGCAGCGGCTGCCGGTTGATGAGAAAGGTGCGTTGAATGAGGAGGGAAAGGCATTGGTGGATGCATTTGTGAAGAGAGAGTTTAGGGAGAAGGGCCGGGAGGGGGAGGTGGGGAGTAGGGTTATTTGGTTCAAGAATACTACTGATTTGCAGAGTGTGAGGAGTTTGGAGCATGTGCATGTTTTGGTCAGGGGGGTGGATGAGGGGGTGCTGGAGGGGTGGTTGGTTTAG